A region of the Myxococcus stipitatus DSM 14675 genome:
GTCACCATCACCCACCGCCACACGCCCGACCTGGCCTCCTTCACGCGGCAGGCGGACATCCTCATCGTCGCGGTGGGCAAGCAGAACCTCATCACCGCGGACATGGTGAAGCCGGGCGTCGTGGTCATCGACGTGGGGCAGAACCGCGTCGAGGACCCGGGCTCGCCCCGGGGCTACCGGATGGTGGGCGACGTGGACTTCGACGCCGTCAGCCAGGTCGCTCAGGCCATCACCCCCGTCCCCGGTGGCGTGGGCCCGATGACCATCACCATGCTCCTGGCGAACACGATTCAGTCCGCGCGACAGGCGCTCCAGGCCCGCGCGCCGTAACCCGTGGAACTCACGGGCCTCCCCGGGCCCGTTGCGCAGAAAATCGGGGGTCGGGGTGAATACGAAGGCGGCATTTCTGTCGAGATGCGCACGTTTCGCCCGGCGCGCGGGGCCGGACCGCGTCGTCTCCTGGACGTCCCCCACATGAAGACCTCCGTCCCTGCCCTGCTTGGACTCTGTCTCTGGCTCGCCACGCCCGGCGCCGTGCTGGCCGCGGAGCCCCGCGCGCTCGACTTCACCCAGGGGCTGCTGCTGGCCCGCTTGAAGGAGCGCACGGCCGTGGCCGCGCGAGCCCAGGCCGAGGGTGGCCGCTCGCGTGCGTTCAACATCGACATGGGTGAATCCGAGGACGGCATCCCCATGCATGTGTGGTTGGTGCCCTTGATCCTCACGGGCGTGGGGCTCGTCACGGGCATCACCGCCTGCGCCGCGGACTACACGAACGACGACTTCTGCCAGCGAAGCATCCTCACGGGCCTGGTGGTGGGAGCGGGCCTGGGGTTGGGGTATCTCGGACTCGTCGCCGACTCAGACACCGACGACCTCAGTGGTGAGTTCAGCCGCCGACGCTCGCCCCGGGATTCTCGCAAGGGACAGTTCGGCCTCCCGCTCGGAATGGCCCCGTCCATGGGCGTGGTCCAGGACCGCGCCGTGGTGGGGCTCGGCGGTCACTTCTGACGCTCCCACCGAGAGCCTCCTCGCAATCCCAGACACCTGTCGCGCATGGTCCTCCGAGATTCCTCGGGGGGTATGGGTCCTCCAGGAAGGAATACCCCATCCCCACCGGTTCGCGGATACTCGGCCCGTCCGTCCCAGGTCAGTCCAACCGGATTCCCAAGGAGGCTCCCGGTGAGCCAGGAAGCATTCATCTACGACGCTGTCCGTACTCCGCGAGGCAAGGGCAAGAAGGGCGCGCTGCACGGCACCAAGCCCCTGTCGCTGCTGGTGGGCCTGGTGAACGCGCTCAAGAAGCGCCACCCGAACCTGGACCCGAAGCACATCGACGACGTGGTGCTGGGCATCGTCTCGCCCGTCGGTGACCAGGGCGCGGACATCGCGCGCACGCTGGTGCTGGCCGCGGGCCTCCCGGAGACGGTGGGCGGCGTGCAGCTCAACCGCTTCTGTGCCTCCGGCCTGACGGCGGTGAACATGGCCGCCCAGCAGGTGCGCTCCGGCTGGGAGCAGATGGTCATCGCCGGCGGCGTGGAGAGCATGTCCCGCGTCCCCATGGGCTCCGACGGCGGCGCATGGGCCATGGACCCCGCCACCAACTACGACACCTACTTCGTGCCCCAGGGCATCTCCGCGGACCTCATCGCGACGCTGGAGGGCTTCACCCGCGAGGACGTGGACCGCTACGCCGCCGAGTCCCAGGCTCGCGCCGCCCACTCCTGGGCCCAGGGCTACTTCAACAAGTCCGTGGTCCCCGTCGTCGACCAGAACGGCCTCACCATCCTGGACCGCGACGAGCACATGCGGCCGGAGACGACGGTGGCGTCACTGGGCCAGCTGAGCCCCTCCTTCGCGGGCATGGGCGAGATGGGCGGCTTCGACGCCGTGGCGCTCCAGAAGTACCACGCGGTGGAGCGCA
Encoded here:
- a CDS encoding acetyl-CoA C-acetyltransferase, with the translated sequence MSQEAFIYDAVRTPRGKGKKGALHGTKPLSLLVGLVNALKKRHPNLDPKHIDDVVLGIVSPVGDQGADIARTLVLAAGLPETVGGVQLNRFCASGLTAVNMAAQQVRSGWEQMVIAGGVESMSRVPMGSDGGAWAMDPATNYDTYFVPQGISADLIATLEGFTREDVDRYAAESQARAAHSWAQGYFNKSVVPVVDQNGLTILDRDEHMRPETTVASLGQLSPSFAGMGEMGGFDAVALQKYHAVERIEHIHTPGNSSGIVDGAALVLIGSEKAGKAMGLKPRARIAAVATSGAEPTIMLTGPLPATRKLLDLAGLSVKDIDLFELNEAFASVVLKYQKDLGIPGDKLNVNGGAIAMGHPLGATGAMILGTMVDELERRDARRAVITLCVGGGMGVATLIERV